Proteins encoded within one genomic window of Stigmatopora argus isolate UIUO_Sarg chromosome 21, RoL_Sarg_1.0, whole genome shotgun sequence:
- the bloc1s4 gene encoding biogenesis of lysosome-related organelles complex 1 subunit 4, with product MDHRRVERVGLLSPLEESSAEISRDSGIVSQSASSLSMVSDILSSGTVSQSPSFGAAPNVVASPSPSLHEAAAAASQHGPERHDDDLVQTAIAYSSYVRATAGEEIMCLEKSLEEMLTRVDEFVGMLDMIRSETSQIVSENLPQIQQKSTEMRQLYRRIDKLEGFVKMVGANVSAMEEQLVHAEGEVSTLPGAFKKIFRTMSVPGFLNKPNSPRKTAQHPHHQEIPRVFRTDDYIVTTQPAENS from the exons ATGGACCACCGTCGCGTAGAGCGGGTGGGCCTTCTGTCCCCCCTGGAGGAGTCGAGCGCCGAGATTAGCCGGGACAGCGGCATCGTGTCGCAAAGCGCTAGCAGCCTGTCGATGGTTAGCGACATCCTCAGCAGTGGCACCGTGTCGCAGAGCCCCAGCTTCGGCGCGGCGCCTAACGTCGTCGCGTCGCCCAGTCCAAGCCTTCACGAGGCGGCCGCAGCGGCGTCCCAACACGGCCCCGAAAGACACGACGACGACCTCGTCCAAACCGCCATTGCGTACTCTTCCTACGTGAGAGCCACAGCAGGAGAAGAG ATTATGTGCCTGGAGAAAAGCCTGGAGGAAATGTTGACCAGAGTTGACGAATTTGTCGGCATGCTGGATATG ATTCGTAGCGAAACGTCGCAGATCGTGAGCGAAAACCTGCCTCAAATTCAGCAAAAGTCAACAGAAATGAGACAACTGTACAGACGTATCGATAAGTTGGAG GGCTTCGTCAAAATGGTGGGAGCTAACGTTAGCGCCATGGAGGAGCAGTTGGTCCATGCTGAGGGAGAAGTGTCCACGCTCCCGGGTGCCTTCAAGAAGATTTTCCGCACAATGAGCGTTCCAGGCTTCTTAAAT AAACCCAACAGTCCACGAAAAACAGCACAACATCCGCACCATCAAGAGATCCCCCGAGTGTTCCGCACAGACGATTACATCGTCACAACGCAGCCGGCTGAAAATTCATAA
- the LOC144067184 gene encoding nuclear transport factor 2-like: MQGCDNDLCQKIGEGFVQWYYNQFDNTNRMELVNLYAEGATLTWEGMVFHGRQAIAGKLTGMPFQQIKHIITDQDVQPTVDNSILIMVFGQLKTDNDPPMAFHQVFMLKAQNCNWVCTNDVFRLGIHNIPVES; encoded by the exons ATGCAGGGCTGTGACAATGACTTGTGTCAAAAAATCGGTGAAGGTTTTGTGCAGTGGTACTACAACCAGTTTGATAACACCAACAGGATGGAACTGGTTAACCTTTAT GCAGAAGGTGCTACTCTGACATGGGAAGGAATGGTTTTTCATGGCAGACAAGCCATCGCTGGCAAACTGACT GGCATGCCGTTCCAGCAAATTAAGCATATAATTACAGACCAAGATGTTCAGCCCACTGTAGACAACAGCATCCTTATCATGGTGTTTGGGCAGTTAAAG ACCGACAACGATCCGCCGATGGCCTTTCACCAAGTGTTCATGCTGAAGGCACAGAATTGCAACTGGGTGTGCACCAATGACGTCTTCCGTCTGGGTATACACAACATACCCGTGGAATCCTAG